The Ranitomeya imitator isolate aRanImi1 chromosome 8, aRanImi1.pri, whole genome shotgun sequence genome window below encodes:
- the LOC138647983 gene encoding dynein light chain Tctex-type 5-A-like gives MDHESDLKRWIFTKPKPHPKRSDGEALRSLAVTPLLTSCPRCQESGMRRKIVTQDNAKSSRQSKHKVVEYSTLDPDFDLHPRPSRIFSSEEATKVIKSILDLELRDCAYEATESQRRAMELAELVKSAVRDLGYERYKLVCYVVLGPVSGGTMYCCSRSVWSPNSDTYAEYLFQNQSLFALCIVYAGYYE, from the coding sequence ATGGATCATGAAAGTGACCTAAAACGCTGGATTTTTACTAAGCCAAAACCGCACCCAAAGAGGAGCGACGGTGAAGCCTTGAGATCATTAGCAGTGACCCCTCTGCTCACCAGCTGCCCGAGGTGCCAGGAATCCGGGATGAGAAGGAAAATTGTTACTCAGGATAATGCTAAATCCAGCAGGCAATCAAAGCACAAAGTCGTGGAATACAGCACTTTGGATCCAGATTTTGACCTGCACCCGCGGCCTAGTCGAATCTTTTCTTCGGAAGAAGCAACAAAAGTAATAAAGTCCATTTTAGATTTAGAGCTGCGAGATTGTGCTTACGAGGCCACAGAAAGCCAGAGAAGAGCAATGGAGCTTGCAGAGCTAGTGAAATCAGCTGTGAGGGACCTTGGGTATGAGAGGTACAAGCTTGTCTGCTATGTAGTGCTAGGTCCAGTATCAGGGGGAACCATGTACTGCTGCAGCAGAAGTGTGTGGAGTCCAAACTCTGATACATATGCGGAATATCTGTTCCAGAACCAGTCTCTATTTGCACTCTGCATTGTGTATGCCGGATATTATGAGTAA